From a region of the Salvelinus fontinalis isolate EN_2023a chromosome 13, ASM2944872v1, whole genome shotgun sequence genome:
- the adora2b gene encoding adenosine receptor A2b produces the protein MIQYYIVFEIFIAILSISGNVLVCWAVAINTTLKTTTNYFLVSLAVADILVGCLAIPFAITISIGIFLDFYGCLFLACFVLVLTQSSIFSLLAVAIDRYLAVKIPLRYKELVTGTRARRIIAILWILSFVIGLIPFLGWNLKVTSCRQNVSSSLTNGKSLGDNASTTIPPLVDDLGSAGDFLGSCKLTCLFESVVDMHYMVYFNFFGCVLPPLFIMLGIYVKIFTVARKQMHQIELKCSVSSNGDSHHHGLLQREIRAAKSLSIIVGLFALCWLPVHILNCLTLFYKDLCKPAPVMYIAIMLSHANSAVNPVIYAYRIQDFRNTFRKILTRHVLCQKEEPYLHSSNGSRRNRDQIHMTIDPLL, from the exons ATGATTCAGTACTACATTGTATTTGAGATATTTATAGCTATTTTATCCATCTCTGGCAATGTATTGGTTTGCTGGGCTGTCGCCATCAACACCACTCTGAAAACCACTACGAACTACTTTTTGGTGTCTTTGGCTGTGGCAGATATTTTGGTGGGTTGCCTTGCCATCCCCTTTGCCATAACCATAAGCATCGGTATATTTTTGGACTTCTATGGATGTCTTTTCCTGGCCTGTTTTGTTTTGGTACTGACTCAAAGCTCAATTTTTAGCCTCCTTGCAGTTGCAATTGATAGATATTTGGCCGTCAAAATACCCCTCAG GTACAAGGAGCTGGTGACGGGTACGAGGGCCAGACGAATCATCGCCATCTTATGGATTCTGTCTTTCGTCATCGGCCTCATCCCATTCCTGGGTTGGAACCTGAAGGTGACTTCCTGCCGTCAGAATGTCTCCAGCAGCCTGACGAATGGCAAGTCTTTGGGGGACAATGCCAGTACCACCATCCCCCCCCTGGTGGACGATCTGGGCAGTGCAGGGGACTTCCTGGGCAGCTGCAAGCTTACCTGCCTGTTTGAGAGTGTGGTGGACATGCACTACATGGTCTACTTCAACTTCTTCGGCTGCGTCCTGCctcctctgtttatcatgctaGGCATCTATGTGAAGATCTTCACCGTGGCCCGCAAGCAGATGCACCAGATTGAACTCAAGTGCTCAGTGAGCAGCAATGGGGACAGCCACCATCACGGGCTCCTGCAACGCGAGATCCGTGCCGCCAAGTCTCTGTCCATCATTGTGGGGCTGTTTGCCCTATGCTGGCTGCCCGTGCACATCCTCAACTGCCTGACCCTGTTCTACAAGGACCTGTGCAAGCCGGCCCCCGTCATGTACATAGCCATCATGCTGTCACATGCCAACTCAGCCGTCAACCCCGTTATCTATGCCTACCGCATCCAGGACTTCAGGAACACCTTCCGAAAGATCCTGACGCGTCACGTCCTATGTCAGAAGGAGGAGCCttacctccactcctccaatggGAGCAGGCGGAACAGAGACCAGATCCACATGACCATTGACCCTTTACTCTGA